A section of the Aricia agestis chromosome 4, ilAriAges1.1, whole genome shotgun sequence genome encodes:
- the LOC121725908 gene encoding probable maleylacetoacetate isomerase 2 isoform X2: protein MAKPVLYSYWRSSCSWRVRIALNLKEIPYDIKAVSLIKGGGEQHCNEYREVNPMEQVPSLIIDGHTFVESLSIMHYLEETRPQRPLMPQDCAKRARVREICEIISSGIQPLQNLIVLIYVGEEKKKEWAQHWITRGFRAVEKLLGACSGKYCVGDEITLADCCLVPQVFNARRFHVDLRPFPIILRIDRELENHPAFRAAHPSAQPDCPPEVAK, encoded by the exons ATGGCAAAG CCTGTGCTGTATTCGTACTGGAGAAGCTCGTGTTCATGGAGAGTGCGTATTGCACTCAACTTAAAGGAAATACCCTACGATATTAAAGCTGTCAGCTTGATAAAGGGTGGAGGGGAACAACATTGCAATGAATACCGGGAGGTAAATCCAATGGAGCAAGTCCCATCTTTGATTATTG ATGGCCATACTTTTGTGGAATCTCTTAGTATAATGCATTATTTAGAGGAAACAAGACCACAAAGACCACTTATGCCCCAGGATTGTGCAAAAAGAGCAAGAGTTCGTGAAATATGTgag attATCTCTTCAGGGATACAACCACTTCAAAATTTAATTGTTCTCATTTATGTTGGAGAAGAAAAGAAAAAGGAATGGGCTCAACACTGGATTACTCGTGGTTTTAGAGCCGTTGAAAAACTTTTAGGGGCATGCTCTGGAAAATACTGTGTTGGTGATGAAATCACCTTGGCTGACTGCTGCTTGGTGCCGCAAGTTTTTAATGCTAGAAG gtttcACGTTGATCTTCGACCATTCCCAATAATATTGCGCATTGACCGCGAGCTCGAGAACCACCCGGCGTTCCGCGCTGCCCACCCGTCAGCGCAGCCGGACTGTCCACCCGAAGTTGCTAAATGA
- the LOC121725908 gene encoding probable maleylacetoacetate isomerase 2 isoform X1, with protein sequence MCDKAIDKPVLYSYWRSSCSWRVRIALNLKEIPYDIKAVSLIKGGGEQHCNEYREVNPMEQVPSLIIDGHTFVESLSIMHYLEETRPQRPLMPQDCAKRARVREICEIISSGIQPLQNLIVLIYVGEEKKKEWAQHWITRGFRAVEKLLGACSGKYCVGDEITLADCCLVPQVFNARRFHVDLRPFPIILRIDRELENHPAFRAAHPSAQPDCPPEVAK encoded by the exons ATGTGTGACAAAGCTATCGACAag CCTGTGCTGTATTCGTACTGGAGAAGCTCGTGTTCATGGAGAGTGCGTATTGCACTCAACTTAAAGGAAATACCCTACGATATTAAAGCTGTCAGCTTGATAAAGGGTGGAGGGGAACAACATTGCAATGAATACCGGGAGGTAAATCCAATGGAGCAAGTCCCATCTTTGATTATTG ATGGCCATACTTTTGTGGAATCTCTTAGTATAATGCATTATTTAGAGGAAACAAGACCACAAAGACCACTTATGCCCCAGGATTGTGCAAAAAGAGCAAGAGTTCGTGAAATATGTgag attATCTCTTCAGGGATACAACCACTTCAAAATTTAATTGTTCTCATTTATGTTGGAGAAGAAAAGAAAAAGGAATGGGCTCAACACTGGATTACTCGTGGTTTTAGAGCCGTTGAAAAACTTTTAGGGGCATGCTCTGGAAAATACTGTGTTGGTGATGAAATCACCTTGGCTGACTGCTGCTTGGTGCCGCAAGTTTTTAATGCTAGAAG gtttcACGTTGATCTTCGACCATTCCCAATAATATTGCGCATTGACCGCGAGCTCGAGAACCACCCGGCGTTCCGCGCTGCCCACCCGTCAGCGCAGCCGGACTGTCCACCCGAAGTTGCTAAATGA
- the LOC121725905 gene encoding uncharacterized protein LOC121725905 gives MNNNTKTARLVTGKAKVAPLKPISIPRLELQAAVLGSRLAESVKRESDYKITKSYYWSDSKTVLAWIRSDPRTFKSFVAHRLAEIESTTTPADWRWVPSADNVADDATKGIPVNFSSTHRWFTGPSFILDDPATWPCEKRTAAPLPPSGEERIIKQVHVCVDHVNNDYLPKVERFSKYKRLVRAAATVLLSAEAFKAKLLKRKVNTEISPDHIRLAELLLIKRSQNISFADDIKTIEAGQRPPKRSPFHKLAVKLDRSGILYLDSRVKEEYNLPVLHAKEEFTRLLVHHTHAVFNHGNHQTVMNELRQRYHIIGLRSILRYISSDSRKQPGIKRFGACARGGDCK, from the coding sequence ATgaataataacacaaagacGGCTAGATTAGTTACGGGAAAGGCGAAAGTAGCGCCgttgaaaccaatttcgatACCGCGATTAGAGTTGCAAGCCGCGGTTCTTGGTTCCCGCTTAGCAGAATCAGTAAAACGGGAAtctgactacaaaattacaaagtcgTATTACTGGTCGGATTCAAAAACGGTATTAGCTTGGATTAGGTCCGATCCGCGTACTTTCAAGTCGTTTGTCGCGCACCGGCTAGCCGAGATCGAAAGTACAACGACCCCGGCCGACTGGCGATGGGTGCCGAGCGCCGACAACGTCGCGGACGACGCTACCAAGGGCATTCCGGTGAATTTTAGTTCGACACACAGATGGTTTACAggacctagctttattttagaCGACCCCGCGACATGGCCGTGCGAAAAGCGGACCGCGGCTCCCTTACCCCCTTCAGGGGAGGAGAGAATAATTAAGCAGGTTCACGTCTGTGTAGACCATGTAAATAACGATTACTTGCCTAAAGTTGAAAGGTTTTCGAAGTATAAGCGCCTGGTACGCGCTGCTGCCACCGTCTTGCTCTCGGCTGAGGCATTTAAAGCCAAATTGCTCAAGAGAAAAGTAAATACGGAAATCTCTCCTGATCACATCAGACTAGCAGAATTGCTGCTTATCAAGAGGAGTCAGAACATCTCGTTCGCGGACGATATAAAGACGATAGAGGCTGGGCAACGACCTCCGAAGAGGTCCCCCTTTCACAAACTTGCTGTGAAACTCGACCGCAGCGGGATATTATACCTCGATAGCAGAGTTAAGGAAGAATATAATCTGCCTGTCCTACATGCAAAGGAAGAATTTACCCGACTGTTAGTGCATCACACGCACGCAGTATTTAACCACGGCAATCACCAAACCGTGATGAACGAGCTCCGACAGCGCTACCACATAATTGGACTACGCAGCATCCTTCGCTATATCTCGTCTGATTCTCGTAAGCAGccaggaataaaacgtttcggTGCTTGCGCACGAGGGGGAgactgtaaataa